One genomic segment of Amycolatopsis sp. WQ 127309 includes these proteins:
- a CDS encoding carbohydrate-binding protein — protein sequence MPHLSRTSTRLALGALAGAALIAIPLTLPASASIPPPESGWTTVFADDFTGGSGALSSGSNWIIDTGQAYPGGPGNWGTGEIQNYTSSTSNLALDGSGNLRITPLRDGAGNWTSGRIETQRTDFKPPSGGVMRIESRIQMPNVTGAAALGYWPAFWALGGPYRGNWWNWPAIGEFDIMENVNGINSVWGVMHCGVNPGGPCNETTGIVNNRACPGATCQAGFHTYRFEWDASVSPQVFRWFVDGQQFHSVGQNQVDATTWANMTGHAGYFVLLNVAIGGAFPNNNSGTTTPGAGIVPGHPMVVDYVTVSTRGSGGGGTTTPTTPPTTTTTPPSGGSSAYSTIQAESYTQQNGLAKQTTTDTGGGQNIGPAGNGDWALYPGVDFGSSAATNFQARVASGAANGVSGLVEVRLDSLSNAPIGSFAVGNTGGWQSWRTVPANTSAVTGVHNVYLTFTSGQPADFVNLNWFTFVH from the coding sequence ATGCCCCACCTCTCCCGCACCTCGACACGGTTGGCCCTCGGCGCCCTGGCCGGCGCCGCGCTCATCGCCATCCCGCTCACCTTGCCCGCGTCGGCGTCCATCCCGCCACCGGAATCCGGCTGGACGACGGTGTTCGCCGACGACTTCACCGGCGGCTCCGGCGCCTTGTCATCCGGTTCGAACTGGATCATCGACACCGGCCAGGCCTACCCCGGCGGCCCCGGCAACTGGGGCACCGGCGAGATCCAGAACTACACGTCGAGCACGTCCAACCTCGCGCTCGACGGCTCAGGCAACCTTCGCATCACGCCGTTGCGCGACGGCGCGGGCAACTGGACGTCCGGGCGGATCGAAACCCAGCGCACCGACTTCAAGCCGCCGTCGGGCGGGGTGATGCGGATCGAGAGCCGCATCCAGATGCCCAACGTTACCGGCGCCGCCGCGCTCGGCTACTGGCCGGCCTTCTGGGCGCTCGGCGGGCCCTACCGCGGCAACTGGTGGAACTGGCCCGCCATCGGCGAGTTCGACATCATGGAGAACGTCAACGGGATCAACTCCGTCTGGGGCGTCATGCACTGCGGCGTTAACCCCGGCGGCCCGTGCAACGAGACCACCGGCATCGTCAACAACCGGGCCTGCCCGGGCGCGACCTGCCAGGCCGGGTTCCACACCTACCGCTTCGAATGGGACGCGAGCGTCAGCCCGCAGGTGTTCCGCTGGTTCGTCGACGGGCAGCAGTTCCACTCGGTCGGCCAGAACCAGGTCGACGCCACGACCTGGGCCAACATGACCGGCCACGCCGGCTACTTCGTGCTGCTGAACGTCGCCATCGGCGGCGCGTTCCCCAACAACAACTCCGGCACCACGACGCCGGGCGCGGGGATCGTGCCGGGGCACCCGATGGTCGTCGACTACGTCACCGTGAGCACCCGCGGCTCCGGCGGTGGCGGCACCACCACCCCGACGACACCGCCAACGACGACGACCACTCCGCCGTCCGGTGGGAGCAGCGCGTACAGCACCATCCAGGCCGAGTCGTACACCCAGCAGAACGGCCTGGCCAAGCAGACGACCACCGACACCGGCGGCGGCCAGAACATCGGCCCGGCGGGCAACGGCGACTGGGCGCTCTACCCGGGCGTTGACTTCGGCAGCAGTGCGGCGACGAACTTCCAGGCGCGCGTGGCGTCCGGTGCCGCGAACGGGGTCAGCGGATTGGTGGAAGTCCGGCTGGACAGCTTGTCGAACGCGCCCATCGGCAGCTTCGCTGTCGGTAACACGGGCGGCTGGCAGAGCTGGCGGACGGTCCCGGCGAACACCAGCGCCGTGACGGGCGTGCACAACGTGTACCTGACGTTCACGAGCGGCCAGCCCGCCGACTTCGTGAACCTCAACTGGTTCACCTTCGTGCATTGA
- a CDS encoding LytTR family DNA-binding domain-containing protein — protein sequence MRFTVSAHDDTRKLVVLAVDDEPRGLDELVHCLRNSPHVAKVFPAIDASEALRLLSTDDPRLRERKERGLPIVDAVFADIDMPGLSGMEMSRVFAALRPSPALVFVTGHAEEAVNAFDLGALDYVLKPYQQDRLDRAITRVIEKLASASAPAAGAVGGEPGVKNDDEVIPVELAGTTKLIPRSSVRWVEAQGDYARLFTTEGSHLVRIPLAQLEERWEKAGFVRIHRSFLVALPLITELRMGQGGYQVVIGNEEKVLPVSRRHTRALKDRLVGSGRNG from the coding sequence ATGCGTTTCACTGTGAGTGCTCACGATGACACCCGGAAGCTCGTGGTCCTGGCTGTGGACGACGAGCCTCGAGGTCTGGACGAACTCGTCCACTGCCTGCGCAACAGCCCGCACGTGGCGAAGGTGTTCCCGGCGATCGACGCGTCGGAGGCACTGAGGCTGCTGTCGACCGACGACCCGAGGCTGCGCGAGCGCAAGGAGCGCGGCCTGCCGATCGTCGACGCCGTCTTCGCGGACATCGACATGCCCGGGTTGTCCGGGATGGAGATGTCGCGGGTGTTCGCCGCGCTCCGGCCCTCGCCCGCGCTGGTGTTCGTCACCGGGCACGCCGAAGAGGCCGTCAACGCCTTCGACCTCGGCGCGCTCGACTACGTGCTCAAGCCGTACCAGCAGGACCGCCTCGACCGCGCGATCACGCGCGTCATCGAAAAGCTGGCCTCGGCCTCGGCGCCGGCCGCCGGTGCCGTCGGCGGCGAGCCCGGCGTCAAGAACGACGACGAGGTCATCCCGGTCGAGCTGGCCGGCACCACCAAGCTCATCCCGCGCTCCTCGGTCCGCTGGGTCGAGGCCCAGGGCGACTACGCGCGGTTGTTCACCACCGAAGGCAGCCACCTGGTCCGCATCCCGCTGGCGCAGCTCGAGGAGCGCTGGGAGAAGGCCGGGTTCGTCCGGATCCACCGGTCGTTCCTGGTCGCGCTGCCGCTCATCACCGAGCTGCGGATGGGCCAGGGTGGCTACCAGGTCGTGATCGGCAACGAGGAGAAGGTGCTGCCGGTCAGCCGGCGGCACACCCGGGCCCTGAAGGACCGGCTGGTCGGTTCGGGCCGGAACGGCTGA
- a CDS encoding cation acetate symporter yields MQLNPWALTGIVLVAVVTFYLGHRSSRSAISTHDFLVARRTVRSRRNAAAISGEYLSAASFLGIAGIVLKEGADALWFPIGFTAGYLALMLFVAAPLRRSGAYTLPDFLEMRLGSIGLRRFSTAFVVFIGILYMVPQLQGAGLTLATILPVPAWAGAVVVMVLVAFNVIAGGMRAITVVQAFQYWLKLFAISVPAFVLCMVFFSGGGPDGFRPLGTAAPPVFTTDTTVDVQTDVTVHVTSDTFLYAYGFADNGPAAGPTHWTPLAPHTVAEGTKLKFLAGTPVPVVTDAVADNGNWLHPGSGSLTDLLQTYSLMFATFLGTMGLPHVLVRFYTNPDGKAARRTTVHVLLLLGLFYLFPTLLGALSRMYVPELLVTGKTDAAILRLPSAMLPGVSGQILGAVTAAGAFAAFLSSTSGLLVSVAGVVSTDLLPGRVRDFRVATVLVALFPVALAVLLRPEDLSLSVGMTFALAASTFSPLLVLGIWWRKLSWPGALAGMFVGGGLVLAALVVNIVSGYTGGWAPWFAAQPALITVPVAFVTTYLVSRVTGYGRPDHVHDIMLRLHAPDPLGFMHDRAVARFGQAEEKTRVAGRGRHRK; encoded by the coding sequence GTGCAGCTGAACCCGTGGGCGTTGACCGGCATCGTGCTGGTCGCCGTGGTGACGTTCTACCTCGGTCACCGCTCTTCGCGGTCCGCCATCAGCACGCACGACTTCCTGGTCGCGCGGCGCACCGTGCGGTCGCGGCGCAACGCCGCCGCCATCTCCGGTGAGTACCTGTCCGCGGCGTCGTTCCTCGGCATCGCCGGCATCGTGCTCAAGGAGGGCGCCGACGCGCTGTGGTTCCCGATCGGCTTCACCGCCGGTTACCTCGCGCTGATGCTCTTCGTCGCCGCGCCGCTGCGGCGGTCCGGCGCGTACACGCTGCCGGACTTCCTCGAGATGCGGCTCGGCTCGATCGGCCTGCGCCGGTTCTCCACGGCGTTCGTCGTGTTCATCGGGATCCTCTACATGGTTCCGCAGCTGCAGGGCGCCGGGCTGACGCTCGCGACGATCCTGCCCGTGCCGGCCTGGGCGGGCGCGGTCGTGGTGATGGTCCTGGTGGCGTTCAACGTGATCGCCGGCGGGATGCGCGCGATCACCGTCGTCCAGGCGTTCCAGTACTGGCTCAAGCTGTTCGCGATCTCGGTGCCCGCGTTCGTGCTGTGCATGGTGTTCTTCTCCGGCGGCGGCCCGGACGGCTTCCGCCCGCTCGGCACGGCCGCCCCGCCGGTGTTCACCACCGACACCACGGTCGACGTCCAGACCGACGTCACCGTGCACGTCACCTCCGACACGTTCCTCTACGCGTACGGCTTCGCGGACAACGGCCCGGCCGCCGGGCCGACGCACTGGACCCCGCTGGCCCCGCACACGGTCGCCGAAGGCACCAAGCTGAAGTTCCTGGCCGGCACGCCGGTGCCGGTGGTCACCGACGCCGTCGCCGACAACGGGAACTGGCTGCACCCGGGGTCGGGCAGCCTGACCGACCTGCTCCAGACGTACTCGCTGATGTTCGCGACGTTCCTCGGCACCATGGGCCTGCCGCACGTGCTGGTCCGCTTCTACACCAACCCCGACGGCAAGGCCGCCCGCCGGACCACCGTGCACGTCCTGCTGCTGCTCGGCCTGTTCTACCTGTTCCCGACGCTGCTGGGCGCGCTGTCCCGGATGTACGTGCCGGAGCTGCTGGTCACCGGCAAGACGGACGCGGCGATCCTGCGGCTGCCCTCGGCGATGCTGCCGGGCGTCAGCGGCCAGATCCTCGGCGCGGTCACCGCGGCCGGTGCGTTCGCGGCGTTCCTGTCCAGCACGTCCGGGCTGCTGGTGAGCGTGGCCGGCGTGGTGTCGACGGACCTGCTGCCCGGCCGGGTGCGCGACTTCCGCGTGGCGACCGTGCTGGTCGCGCTGTTCCCGGTCGCCCTGGCCGTGCTGTTGCGGCCGGAGGACCTCTCGCTGTCGGTGGGGATGACGTTCGCGCTCGCGGCGTCGACGTTCAGCCCGCTGCTGGTGCTGGGCATCTGGTGGCGCAAGCTGTCCTGGCCCGGCGCGCTGGCCGGGATGTTCGTCGGCGGCGGCCTGGTGCTGGCCGCGCTGGTCGTCAACATCGTGAGCGGCTACACCGGGGGCTGGGCGCCGTGGTTCGCCGCCCAGCCGGCGCTGATCACCGTGCCGGTCGCGTTCGTCACGACGTACCTCGTCAGCCGCGTCACGGGCTACGGCCGCCCGGACCACGTGCACGACATCATGCTGCGCCTACACGCTCCGGACCCGCTCGGCTTCATGCACGACCGCGCTGTCGCCCGATTCGGTCAAGCCGAGGAGAAGACCCGGGTCGCCGGTCGGGGACGACACCGCAAGTAA
- a CDS encoding DUF485 domain-containing protein: MSSTEEDVGGAESQTEWERIQESPEFTGLRRRLRVFVFPMTALFLLWYLLYVLLADYAHGFMSTRLSGNITVGLVFGLLQFVSTFVITGLYVRYANRKLDPVADEIRASIEGDPGR; this comes from the coding sequence GTGAGCAGCACCGAGGAAGACGTCGGTGGCGCGGAGTCGCAGACCGAGTGGGAGAGGATCCAGGAAAGCCCCGAGTTCACCGGCCTGCGCCGGCGGTTGCGCGTCTTCGTGTTCCCGATGACGGCGTTGTTCCTGCTCTGGTACCTGCTCTACGTCCTGCTCGCCGACTACGCGCACGGGTTCATGAGCACCAGGTTGTCCGGCAACATCACCGTCGGGCTGGTCTTCGGCCTGCTGCAGTTCGTGTCGACGTTCGTCATCACGGGCCTGTACGTGCGCTACGCCAACCGGAAGCTCGACCCGGTGGCCGACGAGATCCGCGCGAGCATCGAAGGAGACCCCGGCCGATGA
- a CDS encoding cation acetate symporter — MNLAAGVEGSNSTLNIIIFLVFVAITLVIVFRASRNTKTASDYYAAGRAFTGPQNGIAISGDYLSAASFLGIAGAIAVNGYDGFLYSIGFLVAWLVALLLVAELLRNTGKFTMGDVLAFRMKQRPVRAAAAVSTLAVSFFYLLAQMAGAGGLVNLLLGIDSELGQDLVIAVVGVIMILYVLIGGMKGTTWVQIIKAALLIVGAFAMTLWVLGKYGFNLSDLFQAAVDKGGKGGAALLDPGKQYGKTGTTKLDFLSLGVALVLGTAGLPHVLMRFYTVPTAKDARRSVVWAIVLIGIFYLFTLVLGYGAGAIVGPEKIAKAPGTTNSAAPLLALELGGPVLLGFISAVAFATILAVVAGLTITASASFAHDVYASVVKRGKPAPGSEVRVARITALVIGAVAIVGGILAKTQNVAFLVALAFAVAASANLPTILYSLFWKRFNTQGALWSIYGGLLVTIVLIVFSPAVSGKPVDAKTGKSASMIQGVDFHWFPLDNPGLFSIPIAFFLGWLGTVLSKEHNKKKYAEMEVRALTGAGAEKAVSH, encoded by the coding sequence ATGAACCTCGCCGCGGGCGTGGAGGGTTCCAACTCCACCCTCAACATCATCATCTTCCTGGTCTTCGTCGCGATCACGCTGGTGATCGTGTTCCGGGCCAGCCGCAACACCAAGACGGCGTCCGACTACTACGCCGCCGGGCGAGCGTTCACCGGCCCGCAGAACGGCATCGCGATTTCCGGTGACTATCTTTCGGCGGCGTCGTTCCTCGGCATCGCGGGCGCGATCGCGGTCAACGGCTACGACGGCTTCCTCTATTCGATCGGCTTCCTGGTCGCTTGGCTCGTCGCGCTGCTGCTGGTCGCGGAACTGCTGCGCAACACCGGCAAGTTCACGATGGGCGACGTGCTCGCGTTCCGGATGAAACAACGTCCGGTGCGCGCCGCCGCGGCCGTCTCGACGCTGGCCGTTTCGTTCTTCTACCTGCTCGCGCAGATGGCGGGCGCGGGTGGTCTGGTCAACCTGCTGCTCGGCATCGACAGCGAGCTCGGGCAGGACCTGGTGATCGCCGTGGTCGGCGTGATCATGATCCTGTACGTCTTGATCGGCGGCATGAAGGGCACCACCTGGGTGCAGATCATCAAGGCCGCGCTGCTGATCGTCGGCGCGTTCGCGATGACGCTGTGGGTGCTGGGGAAGTACGGCTTCAACCTGTCCGACCTGTTCCAGGCCGCCGTCGACAAGGGCGGCAAGGGCGGCGCGGCGCTGCTCGACCCGGGCAAGCAGTACGGCAAGACCGGCACGACCAAGCTGGACTTCCTGTCGCTCGGCGTCGCGCTGGTGCTGGGCACCGCCGGTCTGCCGCACGTGCTGATGCGCTTCTACACCGTCCCCACGGCCAAGGACGCGCGGCGCTCGGTGGTCTGGGCCATCGTGCTGATCGGCATCTTCTACCTGTTCACGCTGGTGCTGGGCTACGGCGCCGGCGCGATCGTCGGGCCGGAGAAGATCGCGAAGGCCCCGGGCACGACGAACTCCGCGGCGCCGCTGCTGGCGCTGGAGCTGGGCGGCCCGGTGCTGCTCGGGTTCATCTCCGCCGTCGCGTTCGCCACGATCCTCGCGGTGGTGGCGGGCCTGACGATCACGGCGTCGGCGTCCTTCGCGCACGACGTCTACGCCAGCGTGGTGAAGCGGGGCAAGCCGGCGCCGGGCTCGGAGGTGCGCGTCGCGCGGATCACCGCGCTGGTGATCGGCGCGGTCGCGATCGTCGGCGGCATCCTGGCGAAGACGCAGAACGTGGCGTTCCTCGTGGCCCTGGCGTTCGCGGTGGCGGCGTCGGCGAACCTGCCGACGATCCTCTACTCGCTGTTCTGGAAGCGGTTCAACACCCAGGGCGCGCTGTGGTCGATCTACGGCGGTCTGCTGGTGACGATCGTGCTGATCGTGTTCTCGCCGGCGGTCTCCGGGAAGCCGGTGGACGCCAAGACGGGCAAGAGCGCGTCGATGATCCAGGGCGTCGACTTCCACTGGTTCCCGCTCGACAACCCGGGGCTGTTCTCGATCCCGATCGCGTTCTTCCTCGGCTGGCTGGGCACGGTCCTGTCGAAGGAGCACAACAAGAAGAAGTACGCCGAGATGGAGGTCCGGGCCTTGACGGGCGCGGGCGCCGAAAAAGCCGTCTCGCACTAG
- a CDS encoding rhodanese-like domain-containing protein, translated as MVNVVSPAELPTAEVRDLPQDGLVLLDVREDDEWAAGHAPGAVHIPMGELPARVGELTDLPDDQPIHVICRSGGRSARAAAWLNQSGWDAVNVAGGMGAWHREGRPMVGEHPGIDPEVI; from the coding sequence ATGGTCAACGTGGTGAGCCCCGCTGAACTGCCGACCGCCGAGGTCCGCGACCTGCCCCAAGACGGTCTCGTGCTGCTTGACGTCCGCGAGGACGACGAGTGGGCCGCCGGGCACGCGCCCGGCGCCGTGCACATCCCGATGGGGGAGCTCCCGGCCCGCGTCGGCGAGCTGACCGACCTGCCCGACGACCAGCCGATCCACGTGATCTGCCGCAGCGGCGGCCGGTCCGCCCGCGCGGCAGCGTGGCTGAACCAGAGCGGCTGGGACGCGGTGAACGTCGCCGGCGGCATGGGCGCGTGGCACCGCGAAGGGCGGCCGATGGTCGGCGAGCACCCCGGCATCGATCCCGAAGTGATCTAG
- a CDS encoding DUF4328 domain-containing protein — protein MHPGQPPAGQPYPPGYWPRPAVPPPNPQQLQGRALAAHPEPYPYHRRPVHRPKLRWVATPPPGAWPRRRAVAPERYYGPPSYPVPPRWGFPNLVWRRPTSVPGTASDAVRPIDRVRVLSRSLVGILFAFAVLTVVAAGAEVWRYVLLVQGRDSALTRSVVAFSDGFVLTAGLLASILALLPAGLSVWWLLVARHAAADASGDDPPRPVWQVLVGILVPIANLPMALSIVGELEHAVLGRARDVRPKPSRQVLVWWGAWLLNWIMLGVTIVWRFRTDVQSMADSVVLVALTDLAAAALAVVTALVVRRFTALLAPSDAMGVRELRVLKVDGAPEPELRTKRPAGAAR, from the coding sequence TTGCATCCGGGTCAGCCTCCGGCGGGACAGCCGTACCCACCCGGGTACTGGCCGCGCCCGGCCGTGCCGCCGCCGAACCCGCAGCAGCTGCAGGGCCGCGCGCTCGCCGCGCACCCGGAGCCGTACCCGTACCACCGCCGTCCGGTCCACCGGCCGAAGCTGCGCTGGGTGGCCACCCCGCCGCCCGGCGCCTGGCCGCGTCGGCGGGCGGTGGCCCCCGAGCGCTACTACGGCCCGCCGTCCTACCCGGTGCCGCCGCGCTGGGGCTTCCCGAACCTGGTCTGGCGCCGGCCGACGTCGGTCCCGGGCACGGCCTCCGACGCGGTCCGCCCGATCGACCGCGTGCGCGTGCTCAGCCGCAGCCTCGTCGGCATCCTCTTCGCGTTCGCCGTGCTCACGGTGGTCGCCGCCGGCGCCGAGGTCTGGCGGTACGTGCTGCTCGTCCAGGGCCGTGACTCCGCGCTGACCCGCTCGGTCGTCGCCTTCTCCGACGGGTTCGTGCTCACCGCGGGCCTGCTCGCCTCGATCCTCGCGCTGCTGCCGGCGGGGCTGTCCGTCTGGTGGCTGCTGGTCGCCCGGCACGCGGCCGCGGACGCCTCGGGCGACGACCCGCCGCGCCCGGTGTGGCAGGTGCTGGTCGGCATCCTGGTGCCGATCGCAAACCTGCCGATGGCGCTGTCGATCGTCGGCGAGCTGGAGCACGCGGTGCTGGGCCGCGCGCGTGACGTCCGGCCGAAGCCGTCCCGTCAGGTGCTCGTCTGGTGGGGCGCCTGGCTGCTGAACTGGATCATGCTGGGCGTGACGATCGTCTGGCGCTTCCGCACCGACGTGCAGTCGATGGCGGACAGCGTCGTCCTGGTCGCGCTGACCGACCTCGCGGCGGCCGCGCTCGCGGTCGTGACGGCGCTGGTCGTGCGGCGGTTCACGGCGTTGCTGGCGCCGTCGGACGCGATGGGCGTGCGCGAGCTGCGCGTGCTGAAGGTCGACGGCGCGCCCGAGCCCGAGCTGCGGACCAAGCGCCCGGCCGGCGCGGCGCGCTAG
- a CDS encoding TetR/AcrR family transcriptional regulator: MSEGLRAQKKHETRRNISDVATGLFIRNGFEDVTIAEIAAEARVAKMTVTNHFPRKEDLVFDIRADFAAWPASLIHDSAFHDTREIYFEALGAEHALVGFSGRGFARMIKESQVLTNALHEMHREREEALTHLLIGRHPERELGPVLAAAHLATVLRVLFQEVFDRTLEDEPAKQIADAVWPLAEQAFDQLEPVFGTY, encoded by the coding sequence ATGAGCGAGGGACTCCGGGCCCAAAAGAAGCACGAGACCAGGAGGAACATCTCCGACGTCGCGACCGGCCTGTTCATCCGGAACGGCTTCGAGGACGTGACGATCGCGGAGATCGCCGCCGAGGCGCGGGTGGCCAAGATGACCGTGACGAACCACTTCCCGCGCAAGGAGGACCTGGTCTTCGACATTCGCGCGGACTTCGCGGCCTGGCCCGCGTCCCTGATCCACGACAGCGCCTTCCACGACACGCGTGAGATCTACTTCGAGGCCCTGGGTGCCGAACACGCGCTCGTCGGCTTTTCGGGCCGGGGGTTCGCGCGGATGATCAAGGAGAGCCAGGTCCTGACGAACGCGCTGCACGAGATGCACCGCGAGCGCGAGGAGGCGCTCACGCACCTCCTGATCGGCCGGCACCCCGAGCGGGAGCTCGGGCCGGTGCTGGCCGCCGCGCACCTCGCGACCGTGCTGCGGGTGCTCTTCCAGGAGGTCTTCGACCGGACGCTCGAAGACGAGCCCGCGAAGCAGATCGCCGACGCCGTGTGGCCCCTCGCCGAACAAGCCTTCGACCAGCTCGAACCGGTCTTCGGGACCTACTAG
- a CDS encoding DHA2 family efflux MFS transporter permease subunit yields the protein MTTAVRPDKALWRLGGVLIMGAVLSILDATIVTVGIDSIARDLRSPLTTVQWVASAYLLAASAAIPLSGWLTDRFGGRAVWLTAVALFTAGTLLCGFAWSAPALIGFRVLHGLGGGLMQPVGQAVFAQEAGPALGRMIGVITLPATVAPALGPMLGGALVAGFGWRWMFFGIVPLGVATFVCARRLLPAPAPGGVREPLDVRGIALLSPGLGAFVYGLAEGVIVAAVAGAALLLAYGVHAARARSAVLDLKLFRDKGFAVASASTFLLGASLYSSMLLLPLYYQQVDHASALQAGLLLAPQAVGSAAALLIGGRLLARFGPRTMMLAGITLSLLGTIAFTQLGSSPGGVLLTVSLLIRGAGLGAATTPGMTTLYGSLERSRIPRAASAFNVVNRIGGSLGTALLAAILHHELAGTAAPTAFGTTFTWTLALSALTLVPAAFFPKSSSPKRSLA from the coding sequence ATGACCACGGCAGTCCGGCCGGACAAAGCGCTCTGGCGGCTCGGCGGTGTGCTGATCATGGGCGCGGTGCTGTCGATCCTCGACGCGACGATCGTGACCGTCGGGATCGACTCGATCGCCCGTGACCTGCGCAGCCCGCTGACGACCGTGCAGTGGGTCGCCAGCGCGTACCTGCTGGCGGCTTCGGCGGCGATCCCGCTGTCGGGCTGGCTGACCGACCGGTTCGGCGGCCGCGCGGTCTGGCTGACTGCGGTCGCGCTCTTCACGGCGGGCACGCTGCTGTGCGGCTTCGCGTGGTCGGCACCCGCGCTGATCGGATTCCGGGTGCTCCACGGCCTGGGCGGCGGCCTGATGCAGCCGGTCGGCCAGGCGGTGTTCGCGCAGGAAGCGGGCCCGGCGCTGGGGCGGATGATCGGCGTGATCACGCTGCCGGCCACGGTCGCCCCGGCCCTCGGCCCGATGCTCGGCGGCGCCCTCGTCGCCGGCTTCGGCTGGCGCTGGATGTTCTTCGGCATCGTCCCGCTGGGCGTGGCGACGTTCGTGTGCGCCCGCCGCCTGCTCCCGGCCCCAGCACCTGGTGGCGTGCGCGAACCACTCGACGTCCGGGGGATCGCGCTGCTGTCCCCAGGGCTGGGCGCGTTCGTGTACGGCTTGGCCGAAGGCGTCATCGTGGCCGCGGTCGCCGGAGCGGCGTTGCTGCTGGCGTACGGCGTCCACGCGGCCCGGGCCCGATCGGCGGTGCTGGACCTGAAATTGTTCCGAGACAAGGGTTTCGCGGTCGCCAGCGCGAGCACGTTCCTGCTGGGCGCGTCGCTGTACAGCTCGATGTTGCTGCTCCCGCTGTACTACCAGCAGGTGGACCACGCGAGCGCGTTGCAGGCGGGCCTGCTCCTGGCCCCGCAAGCTGTGGGCTCGGCAGCGGCGCTGCTCATAGGTGGCCGGCTCCTGGCGCGCTTCGGCCCCCGCACGATGATGCTGGCCGGGATCACGTTGTCCCTGCTGGGCACGATCGCGTTCACGCAGCTGGGTTCGTCGCCCGGCGGCGTCCTGCTGACCGTGTCGCTCCTGATCCGCGGCGCGGGCCTGGGCGCGGCGACAACCCCAGGCATGACCACGCTTTACGGCTCCCTGGAGCGATCCCGCATCCCCCGAGCGGCGAGCGCGTTCAACGTGGTCAACCGCATCGGCGGTTCCCTGGGCACCGCACTCCTGGCGGCGATCCTCCACCACGAACTGGCCGGAACCGCCGCCCCCACGGCGTTCGGCACCACCTTCACGTGGACCTTGGCGTTGTCGGCCTTGACCCTCGTCCCCGCAGCGTTCTTCCCGAAGTCCTCGAGTCCGAAGAGGAGCCTGGCATGA
- the mca gene encoding mycothiol conjugate amidase Mca, with the protein MTFRLLSVHAHPDDESSKGAATLARYATEGVDVLVATCTGGERGDVLNPALDTPETRADLPAIRRREMAAAAEILGVRQQFLGHPDSGLPAEGEPPPEGSFAALPLDEAAAPLVALIREFRPHVVITYDETGGYPHPDHIRTHEVTIEALTAAADPTRYPGNPWRPQKLYYQATLSRAWFEAIHKATLAAGLTSAMGPVLDELPPEDKLPITTQIRCEKHFATRDRALLAHTTQVDPAHPFFSHSREIEREAWPFEDYHRAHPAPGPELETDLFAGLTP; encoded by the coding sequence ATGACCTTCCGCCTCCTGAGCGTCCACGCCCACCCCGACGACGAGTCCAGCAAAGGCGCGGCAACCCTCGCCCGCTACGCCACCGAAGGCGTCGACGTCCTGGTGGCAACCTGCACCGGCGGCGAACGCGGCGACGTCCTCAACCCGGCCCTCGACACCCCCGAAACCCGCGCCGACCTCCCGGCCATCCGCCGCCGGGAAATGGCCGCGGCGGCCGAGATCCTGGGCGTCCGCCAGCAGTTCCTGGGCCACCCGGACTCCGGCCTCCCGGCCGAAGGCGAGCCACCACCCGAAGGCTCGTTCGCCGCCCTCCCACTCGACGAGGCGGCCGCCCCGCTGGTCGCACTGATCCGGGAGTTCCGCCCGCACGTGGTGATCACATATGACGAAACGGGCGGCTACCCCCACCCGGACCACATCCGCACCCACGAGGTGACGATCGAGGCACTCACCGCGGCGGCTGACCCCACCCGCTACCCCGGCAACCCGTGGCGACCGCAAAAGCTCTACTACCAGGCAACCCTGAGCCGAGCGTGGTTCGAGGCCATCCACAAAGCCACCCTCGCCGCAGGCCTCACATCGGCCATGGGCCCAGTCCTGGACGAACTACCGCCCGAGGACAAGCTGCCGATCACCACGCAAATCCGCTGCGAGAAGCACTTCGCAACCCGAGACCGTGCGCTCCTGGCCCACACCACCCAGGTCGACCCGGCGCACCCGTTCTTTAGCCACTCCCGCGAAATCGAGCGAGAGGCCTGGCCCTTCGAGGACTACCACCGAGCCCACCCAGCGCCGGGCCCGGAGCTGGAGACAGACCTGTTCGCAGGACTCACCCCATGA